One region of Zingiber officinale cultivar Zhangliang chromosome 7B, Zo_v1.1, whole genome shotgun sequence genomic DNA includes:
- the LOC122006320 gene encoding calcium-dependent protein kinase 17-like: MGNTCVGPYIDHHRFLQSISAGVLWRPRESPSDPSHPTNPKAAGDAQTPPTPVSISSDDHKYPPPPPPSTVHDSVASSPAAGRSRPRVDRLPSAGLRVCSVLPRKTENIKDHYILGRKLGQGQFGTTYLCVDKVTRKEFACKSIAKRKLASDDDVEDVRREIQIMHHLCGHPNVISIVSTYEDAVHVHLIMDLCAGGELFDRIVQRGHYSEKAAAELARVIIGVVEVCHSMGVMHRDLKPENFLFVNKDENSPLKTIDFGLSVFFKPGDTFTDVVGSPYYVAPEVLLKRYGLEVDVWSAGVIIYILLSGVPPFWAETEQGIFEQVLRGELDLKMDPWPSISESAKDLVRRMLVRDPKRRLTAHEALCHPWVCVDGIAPSKPLDSAVLTRLKQFSAMNKLKKMAIRVIAESLSDEEIAGLKEMFKMIDADNSGQITFEELKIGLKKVGANLKESEISALMKAADIDNNGTIDYGEFIAATLHLNKIEREDNLFSAFSYFDKDGSGYITHDELQKACEEFGIQDAHIEEMIQEIDQDNDGRIDYNEFVTMMQKGNAVFGKKGPRSNYSFGLREALRLG; this comes from the exons ATGGGCAACACCTGCGTCGGCCCCTACATCGACCACCACAGATTCCTCCAGTCCATCTCCGCCGGTGTCCTCTGGCGCCCCCGCGAATCCCCCTCCGACCCCTCCCACCCCACTAACCCTAAGGCCGCCGGCGACGCCCAGACTCCACCAACCCCCGTTTCCATCTCCTCCGACGACCACAAGTACCCGCCTCCTCCCCCTCCCTCCACGGTACACGATTCGGTCGCTTCCTCCCCCGCCGCCGGCCGCTCTCGGCCTCGTGTCGACCGCCTCCCCAGCGCCGGCCTCCGCGTCTGCTCCGTCCTCCCACGCAAGACCGAAAACATCAAGGACCACTACATCCTCGGGCGCAAGTTGGGGCAGGGGCAGTTCGGCACTACCTACCTCTGCGTCGACAAAGTCACTCGCAAGGAGTTCGCTTGCAAGTCTATCGCCAAGCGGAAGCTCGCCTCCGACGATGATGTCGAGGACGTGCGGCGGGAGATCCAGATCATGCATCATCTTTGCGGCCATCCCAACGTGATATCGATCGTCAGTACCTATGAGGACGCCGTCCACGTGCACCTCATCATGGATCTATGTGCTGGCGGAGAGCTCTTCGATCGCATCGTACAGAGGGGGCACTACTCCGAGAAGGCTGCTGCCGAGCTTGCTAGGGTCATTATCGGGGTTGTGGAGGTGTGCCATTCTATGGGAGTTATGCATCGCGAtctcaagcccgagaacttcctATTTGTCAACAAGGACGAGAACTCGCCACTCAAAACCATTGATTTTGGACTATCCGTTTTCTTCAAGCCAG ggGACACATTTACGGATGTTGTTGGAAGTCCATATTATGTTGCCCCAGAAGTACTTCTCAAGCGTTATGGTCTAGAGGTGGATGTTTGGAGTGCTGGTGTAATTATTTATATCCTGTTAAGTGGGGTCCCACCATTTTGGGCTG AAACAGAGCAAGGGATATTTGAACAAGTTTTAAGAGGTGAGCTTGATCTTAAAATGGACCCCTGGCCTAGTATATCAGAGAGCGCCAAAGATTTGGTTAGAAGAATGCTTGTCAGAGATCCAAAAAGACGATTAACTGCTCATGAAGCACTAT GTCATCCTTGGGTTTGTGTTGATGGTATAGCTCCTAGCAAGCCTCTTGACTCTGCTGTACTTACTCGGTTAAAACAATTTTCGGCGATGAACAAGCTCAAGAAAATGGCAATAAGG GTAATTGCTGAGAGCCTATCGGATGAGGAAATTGCTGGTTTGAAAGAAATGTTTAAGATGATTGATGCAGATAATAGTGGCCAAATCACGTTTGAGGAACTCAAAATAGGCTTGAAAAAAGTTGGTGCCAATCTCAAGgagtctgaaatttcagctctgATGAAAGCT GCTGATATCGACAACAATGGTACTATCGACTATGGAGAGTTCATAGCTGCTACCTTGCATCTAAACAAGATAGAGAGAGAGGACAACCTATTTTCAGCCTTTTCATATTTTGACAAAGACGGTAGTGGCTACATAACACATGATGAGCTCCAGAAAGCTTGTGAAGAATTTGGCATCCAGGATGCACACATAGAAGAGATGATTCAAGAAATCGATCAGGATAAT GATGGAAGGATAGACTATAATGAGTTTGTCACAATGATGCAAAAAGGAAATGCTGTTTTCGGCAAGAAGGGTCCCCGGAGCAATTACAGCTTTGGACTTAGGGAGGCATTGAGACTGGGCTAA
- the LOC122006319 gene encoding 60S ribosomal protein L15-2-like: MGAYKYVSELWRKKQSDVMRFLQRVRCWEYRQLPSIVRVTRPTRPDKARRLGYKAKQGYVIYRVRVRRGGRKRPVPKGIVYGKPKNQGITQLKFQRNKRSVAEERAGRKLGGLRVLNSYWVNEDSTYKYFEVILVDAAHTVIRNDPRINWICKGVHKHRELRGLTSAGKKYRGLRGKGHRHHKARPSRRATWKRNQTLSLHRYR, translated from the exons ATGG GGGCTTACAAGTACGTGTCGGAGCTATGGAGGAAGAAGCAGTCGGATGTGATGCGATTCCTGCAGCGAGTGAGGTGCTGGGAGTATCGCCAGCTGCCATCGATTGTTCGGGTCACCAGGCCGACGCGCCCCGACAAAGCTCGTCGCCTCGGTTACAAAGCCAAGCAG GGATATGTCATTTACCGGGTTCGTGTCAGACGTGGTGGGAGAAAGAGGCCAGTGCCAAAGGGTATTGTGTATGGAAAGCCAAAGAATCAGGGTATCACCCAGCTGAAATTCCAAAGAAACAAGAGGTCTGTTGCTGAGGAGAGAGCTGGAAGGAAGCTGGGAGGACTGAGGGTGCTCAATTCTTACTGGGTCAATGAG GATTCCACTTACAAGTATTTTGAAGTCATTCTGGTTGATGCTGCACACACTGTGATCCGAAATGATCCCAGGATCAACTGGATCTGCAAAGGTGTGCATAAACACAGGGAGCTTCGTGGACTCACCTCTGCTGGCAAGAAGTATCGTGGCCTCCGCGGCAAGGGCCATCGCCATCACAAGGCACGGCCGTCTCGCAGAGCAACCTGGAAGAGAAACCAGACATTGTCTCTCCACCGCTATCGTTAG